One region of Streptococcus parasanguinis genomic DNA includes:
- a CDS encoding GNAT family N-acetyltransferase, with product MEIRMAYPNEIKRIMEIIQDAKESLAQRQVDQWQDGYPDEEIIFEDILESRGYVAVEDQEVVAYAAVHKGNEAAYNEIYDGKWEHDNYMYVTFHRVAVAKEAAGKGVAQTFLQGLIEGEKGPDFRCDTHPDNLVMQHLLEKLGYHYCGKVPIDGVRLAYQKIKRKAETSLFQVVSEEDRWDQRAEAAYNDSLS from the coding sequence ATGGAAATTAGAATGGCTTATCCCAACGAGATTAAGCGAATTATGGAAATCATCCAAGATGCCAAGGAAAGCCTGGCTCAAAGACAGGTCGACCAGTGGCAGGATGGCTATCCAGATGAAGAGATCATTTTTGAAGATATTCTAGAAAGTCGTGGCTATGTGGCCGTTGAAGATCAGGAAGTTGTCGCCTATGCGGCCGTCCACAAGGGAAATGAAGCGGCCTATAATGAGATTTATGATGGCAAGTGGGAGCATGACAATTATATGTATGTCACTTTTCACCGTGTCGCTGTAGCCAAAGAAGCTGCTGGGAAAGGGGTGGCTCAGACCTTCCTTCAAGGTTTAATCGAAGGAGAAAAAGGACCGGATTTCCGTTGCGATACGCACCCGGATAATCTGGTCATGCAACATTTGCTTGAAAAATTGGGTTACCATTATTGTGGAAAGGTCCCTATTGATGGCGTCCGCCTGGCTTATCAAAAGATCAAGCGAAAAGCAGAAACTAGTCTATTCCAAGTGGTCTCAGAAGAGGACCGCTGGGACCAAAGAGCAGAAGCAGCCTACAATGACTCTCTATCTTAA
- the rsmI gene encoding 16S rRNA (cytidine(1402)-2'-O)-methyltransferase: MQIQRSFKGEKKTGVLYLVPTPIGNREDMSYRMVQTLKDVDLIAAEDTRNTGLLLKHFEITTPQTSFHEHNVMEKIPDLIAYLESGKDVAQVSDAGLPSISDPGHDLVKAAIEREIPVVAVPGPSAGITGLIASGLAPQPHIFYGFLPRKEGQQKAFFQEKVAYPETQIFYESPHRVKATLENMLAVYGDRPVVLVRELTKIYEEYTRGSISELVAFLEENPLKGECLLIVEGANEEELDLEEVDLIQEIDTLVQEGMKKNQAIKQVAKQYGLQKSELYARYHQD, encoded by the coding sequence ATGCAGATCCAACGAAGTTTTAAAGGAGAAAAGAAAACTGGGGTGCTTTACCTGGTCCCAACACCGATCGGTAACCGGGAGGATATGAGTTACCGCATGGTCCAGACCTTAAAGGATGTGGACTTGATCGCAGCTGAGGATACTAGAAATACAGGCCTCTTGCTCAAGCATTTTGAGATTACCACTCCCCAGACTAGCTTTCATGAGCACAATGTCATGGAAAAAATTCCAGATCTGATCGCCTATTTAGAATCCGGAAAGGATGTGGCGCAAGTCTCAGATGCAGGACTTCCTAGTATCTCTGACCCCGGTCATGATTTGGTCAAGGCAGCGATTGAACGAGAGATTCCTGTCGTAGCTGTTCCTGGTCCTAGTGCGGGTATAACGGGTTTGATTGCCAGTGGCCTAGCCCCTCAACCTCATATTTTTTATGGATTTCTGCCTCGCAAAGAGGGGCAACAGAAAGCCTTTTTCCAAGAAAAAGTGGCTTATCCGGAGACACAGATCTTTTATGAGTCGCCCCATCGGGTGAAGGCAACCTTAGAGAATATGTTGGCTGTCTATGGGGATCGTCCTGTCGTCCTGGTTCGTGAATTGACCAAGATCTACGAGGAATATACTCGCGGCAGTATTTCTGAGTTAGTCGCATTTCTTGAAGAAAATCCTCTCAAAGGGGAGTGCCTCTTGATCGTCGAAGGAGCCAATGAAGAAGAACTAGACCTAGAAGAGGTCGACTTGATCCAAGAGATCGACACCTTGGTCCAAGAGGGGATGAAGAAGAATCAAGCAATTAAACAGGTCGCCAAACAATACGGCCTGCAAAAGAGTGAGCTCTATGCTCGTTACCATCAAGACTAG
- the yabA gene encoding DNA replication initiation control protein YabA, giving the protein MNKKELFDALDGFSQNLLVTLAEVEAIKKNLKQVIEENTALRLENDKLRERLGEVEKTSSAKSQHHGRENLQRIYNDGFHICTYSYGQRRENDEECMFCDELLFRE; this is encoded by the coding sequence ATGAATAAAAAAGAATTATTTGATGCTTTAGACGGCTTTTCTCAGAATTTGTTGGTCACCTTGGCTGAAGTAGAAGCCATCAAGAAAAATTTGAAACAAGTCATCGAAGAAAATACAGCTCTTCGCTTAGAAAATGATAAATTGAGAGAGCGTTTGGGGGAAGTTGAGAAGACTTCATCCGCAAAGTCACAACACCATGGTCGTGAAAATTTGCAACGTATTTACAATGACGGTTTTCATATCTGCACTTATTCCTACGGTCAACGCCGTGAGAACGATGAAGAGTGTATGTTTTGTGACGAGTTGTTATTTAGGGAGTAA
- a CDS encoding DNA polymerase III subunit delta' translates to MKLEEIQQLQPELVERFTQILEHKQLSHAYLFTGSFASFEMALLLAQSQFCEDLQGVWPCGKCRSCRLISEEEFSDVKIVRPVNQIIKTDRIRSLVQDFSQSGFEGSRQVFIVQDADKMHTNAANSLLKVMEEPQSEIYLFLLTSDENLILPTIKSRAQQVHFPKKQAYLTELLEKEGLIKSQANLVARFSFSLEEAEQQKKNATFFELAKVCDQFIERCQSNLNRAYLEVTRLVSLADDKEKQSQAFRLMELALEEQLRLSRSQQLLEKLSLARRMWKANVSFQNALEYMVLSLES, encoded by the coding sequence ATGAAGCTAGAAGAGATCCAACAGCTTCAGCCAGAATTGGTGGAGCGTTTCACCCAGATCTTAGAACACAAACAGCTCAGTCATGCTTATCTCTTTACAGGCTCTTTTGCCAGTTTTGAGATGGCCCTCTTGCTAGCTCAAAGTCAATTTTGCGAAGATTTGCAGGGAGTCTGGCCTTGTGGCAAATGCCGTTCCTGCCGCTTGATTTCAGAAGAAGAATTCTCAGACGTAAAGATCGTGCGTCCAGTCAACCAGATCATTAAGACTGACCGTATTCGCTCGCTCGTTCAAGACTTTTCTCAATCAGGATTTGAAGGCAGTCGGCAGGTCTTTATCGTCCAAGATGCGGATAAGATGCATACCAATGCGGCCAACTCTCTCTTAAAAGTCATGGAAGAGCCCCAGAGTGAGATCTATCTTTTCTTGTTGACATCCGATGAAAACTTGATCTTACCGACCATCAAGAGTCGGGCCCAGCAGGTCCATTTTCCTAAAAAGCAAGCCTACCTAACCGAACTGCTAGAAAAAGAAGGCTTGATCAAATCACAGGCAAATTTAGTAGCTCGTTTTAGTTTTAGTCTTGAAGAGGCAGAGCAGCAAAAAAAGAATGCTACGTTTTTTGAACTAGCAAAAGTTTGTGATCAGTTTATCGAACGTTGTCAATCCAATTTGAATCGCGCCTATTTGGAAGTGACCCGCTTAGTGAGTCTAGCAGATGATAAGGAAAAACAAAGCCAGGCCTTTCGTTTGATGGAGTTGGCTTTAGAAGAGCAGTTGCGTTTGAGTAGATCCCAGCAGTTGCTTGAGAAATTGAGTCTTGCTCGCAGGATGTGGAAGGCCAATGTTTCTTTTCAAAATGCTCTAGAATATATGGTTTTGAGCTTAGAAAGTTAA
- the tmk gene encoding dTMP kinase — translation MVNGTLISFEGPEGAGKSSVLEAVLPLLEEKGIPFITTREPGGVDIAEKIRQVILDPDHTSMDAKTELLLYIASRRQHLVERVLPALAAGKVVLMDRFIDSSVAYQGYGRGLSVEDIEWLNQFATDGLKPDLTLYFDLDVEEGLARIAKNQEREVNRLDLEGLELHQKVRQGYLALYEKEPERIVKIDASQSFEAVFADVLAVLENRLGILK, via the coding sequence ATGGTAAACGGTACATTAATTTCATTTGAAGGTCCAGAAGGAGCGGGGAAATCATCGGTCCTAGAAGCCGTTTTGCCTCTACTTGAAGAAAAAGGAATTCCTTTTATTACAACCCGTGAACCAGGCGGTGTAGACATTGCAGAAAAGATCCGCCAAGTCATTTTAGATCCAGACCATACTAGTATGGATGCCAAGACCGAGTTGTTGCTCTATATTGCTAGTCGCCGGCAGCATTTGGTAGAACGCGTCTTGCCAGCCCTTGCAGCTGGGAAGGTTGTCTTGATGGACCGCTTTATTGATAGCTCGGTCGCTTATCAAGGGTATGGTCGCGGTCTGAGTGTGGAAGATATCGAGTGGCTCAATCAATTCGCGACAGATGGTCTTAAACCAGATCTCACCCTTTACTTTGATCTGGATGTCGAAGAAGGGCTCGCTCGAATTGCGAAAAACCAAGAGCGGGAAGTCAATCGTTTGGATTTGGAAGGATTGGAGCTTCACCAAAAAGTCAGACAAGGTTATTTGGCCTTGTATGAAAAGGAACCAGAGCGCATTGTGAAAATCGATGCCAGTCAATCCTTTGAAGCAGTTTTTGCGGATGTCTTGGCTGTTTTAGAAAATCGCTTGGGGATATTGAAATGA